The Agreia sp. COWG nucleotide sequence AACCACGGCGGCCCCCTCTCTTATTGATAATGATTATCACAAAGGAAGGAGGGGACGAAATCCTCTGTGCCCCGAATGCATGCCCTCGGGCCGCCGAAGCTAGCCGCGGTCGGCCCACCATTGCTGAAGACGCTTGGTCGCCTCGTCTTCTGGGAGCGGCCCTTCGTCGAGGCGCAGTTCCAGGAGGAAGCGGTAGGCCTCACCCACCTCGCGCCCTGGGGTGATACCCAGAATGGCCATGATCTGCTCGCCATCGAGGTCGGGGCGAACCGCCTGCATCTCCTCCAGCTCGGCGAGTTCCGCAATCCGGTTCTCGAGGTCGTCATATGCGAACGAGAGCATATGTGCCTTGCGCTTGTTCCGGGTGGTCACGTCGGCACGGGTCAGAATGTGCAGGCGTTCGAGCATGGGGCCGGCATCACGCACGTATCGCCGCACCGCAGAGTCCGTCCAGGCCCCCTCGGTGTAGCCGAAGAAGCGCAGGTGCAACTCGATCAGCCGAGCAACATCGGCGATGGTGTCGTTGTCGTAGCGCAGTTCCCGCAGCCGCTTCTTGGCGATCTTCGAACCCACCACGTCGTGGTGGTAGAACGTCACGACGCCGCCCGGTTCGAGCCTCTTGGTGGCTGGTTTACCGATGTCATGCAGCAGCGCTGCCAAGCGCAGCACGAGGTCGGGGCCCTCGAACGAGTCTCTCGACTCCTCGAGCTCGATCGCCTGGTCGAGCACGGTGAGGCTGTGCTGGTACACGTCTTTGTGGTGATGGTGCTCGTCGCTCTCGAGACGCAGCGCAGGCACCTCGGGCAGCACGAGATCGGCCAATCCGGTCTCGACGAGCAACTCGACTCCGCGCCGCGGTGCCGGCGTCAGAAGCAGTTTCGTGATCTCGTCGCGAATTCGTTCGGCGGAGATAATTGATAGCGATGAACGCATGCCGCTGATGGCATCCATCGTCTCCGCATCGAGATCGAAGCCGAGCTGGGCAGAGAACCGGATGGCGCGCAGCATGCGCAAAGGGTCGTCACCGAACGAGATGGCCGGCGAGGAGGGCGTGCGCAGTACGCCGGCGAGCAGGTCCTCGACGCCACCCGATGGGTCGACGAGCACGAGCTCGGGCAGTCTCAGGGCGAGGGCGTTCACCGTGAAGTCTCGCCGACTCAGATCGACCTCGAGGCTGTCGCCGAAGTGCACCACCGGCTTGCGGCTCTGCTGGTCGTAGCTGTCGGATCGGTAGGTCGTGACCTCGACCTGCTCGTCGTCGATGAGCGCGCCGATGGTGCCGAAGTCCCGGCCGATGTCCCAGGTGCTCTTCGTGAGAGTCCTGAGCACCGCGAGGATCTGATCGGGCGTCGCGTTCGTCGTGAAGTCGAGGTCTTTGGCAGGCCGTCCGAGAAACGCGTCCCGAACAGGACCGCCCACCAGGGCGAGCTCGAATCCGGCGGCGTGGAAGGCCGTCGCGAGGGGCGCGACCGGCGAAGACTCGGCGAGTTCCCGCAGTCGAACCATGGAATCCTGAACCGTTCGCTGCATGCCGACAGTTTAGTGAGGGCGCACCGCGCACAATCTGACCGCTGGCGATCCTTGTCGCCACCTCCCGGGCTTCCCAGCATCTGCGACCTAGAATCTAAGGCGAGGCGTTCCGGAGCGACCTCGACGAGAGCCCTATGAATCTGCCCCCCTTGAGACGCCTGCGCGCCATTCCCGCCCTGCTGGGCCTCGGACTGGTGGCATCGTCGATGCTGGGAGTGGTCGCCGTCGCGGCTCCGGTCGCTGCCGCAGAAGCACCCATCCACATCGTGCTCGCTCCCCAGGCCGGGGGAGTCATCCAGTCCGGAGCAGACCTCACTGTCACCGCCGGCCTCACGAACACGTCCAGCACGGCATCCGGTGCCGGAACGCTGAGCATCGCCCTCGACCGCGAGGTCATCGAGACGCGTGAGGGGCTGGCCGAGTGGCTGAATCCTGCTGCCGACGTGGCGGGCAAGGTCGATTCCGACGCCGTGATCGCGACCGTCGCCGTTCCCGCCCTTCCGCCAGGCGAAGAGCAACTCGTCAACGCCACCATCCCCGCCTCCGACATCGCCCTGTACGACTGGGGGGTCTACGGCCTGTCGGCCACCCTCACCCTCGACAACGGCGACACGTCGCTGGCACGCTCGTCGGTCGTCTACAACTCGGGCAGATCCCCGGCCCCCACCCCGGTGGCCGTGGCCGTTCCCATCACCACGCAGCCGGGCCAGACGGGGCTGATACCCGAGGCGACGCTGGCGACCCTCACCGCCGAGAACGGGCTGCTGACCCGAGCGCTCGATGCCGTCATCGACCGGCCCGTGGGCATCCTTGTCGATCCGCGCATCATCGCCTCCATCCG carries:
- a CDS encoding CCA tRNA nucleotidyltransferase → MQRTVQDSMVRLRELAESSPVAPLATAFHAAGFELALVGGPVRDAFLGRPAKDLDFTTNATPDQILAVLRTLTKSTWDIGRDFGTIGALIDDEQVEVTTYRSDSYDQQSRKPVVHFGDSLEVDLSRRDFTVNALALRLPELVLVDPSGGVEDLLAGVLRTPSSPAISFGDDPLRMLRAIRFSAQLGFDLDAETMDAISGMRSSLSIISAERIRDEITKLLLTPAPRRGVELLVETGLADLVLPEVPALRLESDEHHHHKDVYQHSLTVLDQAIELEESRDSFEGPDLVLRLAALLHDIGKPATKRLEPGGVVTFYHHDVVGSKIAKKRLRELRYDNDTIADVARLIELHLRFFGYTEGAWTDSAVRRYVRDAGPMLERLHILTRADVTTRNKRKAHMLSFAYDDLENRIAELAELEEMQAVRPDLDGEQIMAILGITPGREVGEAYRFLLELRLDEGPLPEDEATKRLQQWWADRG